The Coffea eugenioides isolate CCC68of unplaced genomic scaffold, Ceug_1.0 ScVebR1_1564;HRSCAF=2434, whole genome shotgun sequence genome includes a window with the following:
- the LOC113755549 gene encoding PHD finger protein ING2-like, producing MAIARTGVFVDDYLEYANTLPAELQRLLNTIRELDERSQAMINQASQQTKLCLGMASHRNHDSYRDQDNDEAFEKMKKEIEATQENTLSLCTEKVLLARQAHDLIDSHIKRLDEDLNNFAEDLKQEGKLAADEPAILPTLPLVPKNEKRKPIYGTPQSKKLDYRDRDWDRERDRDFELMPPPGSGNKKDFTAPVDVDQPIDPNEPTYCVCNQVSFGDMIACDNENCQGGEWFHYSCVGLTPETRFRGKWYCPTCRQLPH from the exons ACTCAATACCATTAGAGAACTCGACGAGCGTTCCCAAG CGATGATAAATCAGGCAAGTCAGCAAACGAAGTTGTGTCTAGGAATGGCATCGCATAGGAATCATGATAGTTACCGTGATCAAGATAATGATGAGGCATTcgagaaaatgaaaaaggagaTTGAGGCCACTCAAGAAAACACCTTAAGCCTGTGTACTGAGAAGGTTTTATTGGCCAGACAAGCGCATGATCTT ATAGACAGCCACATAAAACGTCTTGATGAGGATCTGAACAACTTTGCTGAAGATCTTAAGCAAG AGGGAAAATTAGCAGCAGATGAGCCAGCTATTCTTCCAACGTTACCGTTGGTCCCTAAAAACGAAAAGCGTAAACCAATTTATGGAACACCTCAGTCTAAGAAGCTTGATTACAGGGACAGAGATTGGGACCGGGAGCGTGATAGAGACTTTGAACTGATGCCTCCTCCTGGGAGTGGTAATAAAAAGGATTTTACTGCACCTGTTGATGTTGATCAGCCAATTGATCCTAATGAGCCTACCTACTGTGTCTGCAATCAG GTGTCATTCGGGGATATGATTGCTTGCGACAATGAAAAT TGCCAAGGCGGTGAATGGTTCCATTACTCTTGTGTTGGTTTGACACCAGAGACAAGATTCAGAGGAAAGTGGTATTGTCCCACCTGCAGACAATTGCCACACTAA